One part of the Tachysurus vachellii isolate PV-2020 chromosome 6, HZAU_Pvac_v1, whole genome shotgun sequence genome encodes these proteins:
- the LOC132847600 gene encoding caspase-6-like isoform X2, which yields MEYEMNHKRRGLALIFNHEHFQFFCERRGTKIDRDNLKQRFQALGFEVNIHDNKNKTEVLEEIFKAAEMDHADADCFVCVFLTHGKEGQISAWDDMINIKEITDPFRDQCKSLVGKPKIFIFQACAGKKYEDAVTGMVGRFTDDTKEVLPYIYTIPAGADFLMCYSVEGFYSLHDIKSGTFYIHDLCEMLEQHGSTLEFTELLTLVNLKVSRRDAKIGFGKMPKKQMLCFTSMLTKKLYFRCNK from the exons ATGGAGTACGAGATGAACCACAAGAGGCGAGGCTTGGCACTAATCTTCAACCATGaacattttcagtttttttgtgaACGCCGTGGAacaaagatagacagagacaacCTGAAACAaag ATTTCAAGCCTTAGGATTTGAAGTGAACATACATGATAACAAAAATAAGACCGAGGTGCTCGAGGAAATATTTAAAG CTGCTGAAATGGACCACGCAGATGCTGACTGCTTTGTTTGCGTTTTCCTGACTCATGGAAAAGAAGGGCAAATTTCTGCCTGGGACGATATGATCAACATCAAGGAAATAACAGATCCCTTCAGAGATCAATGCAAGAGCCTTGTAGGGAAGCCCAAGATCTTCATTTTCCAA GCATGTGCTGGAAAGAAATATGAAGATGCTGTAACTGGCATGGTAGGAAGGTTTACTGATGATACAAAAGAGGTCTTACCATACATCTACACCATCCCAGCAGGGGCAGATTTCCTCATGTGTTACTCTGTAGAGG GATTCTATTCCCTTCATGATATCAAGTCTGGAACATTCTACATTCATGATTTATGTGAAATGCTGGAACAGCATGGCTCAACATTGGAGTTTACCGAGCTCCTAACACTGGTCAACCTGAAGGTTTCCCGACGTGATGCTAAAATTGGATTTGGAAAAATGCCAAAAAAACAGATGCTCTGCTTCACCTCCATGCTGACTAAAAAACTCTACTTTAGGTGCAATAAATAG
- the LOC132847600 gene encoding caspase-6-like isoform X1 yields the protein MSEAGGQSKSKTDLTMEYEMNHKRRGLALIFNHEHFQFFCERRGTKIDRDNLKQRFQALGFEVNIHDNKNKTEVLEEIFKAAEMDHADADCFVCVFLTHGKEGQISAWDDMINIKEITDPFRDQCKSLVGKPKIFIFQACAGKKYEDAVTGMVGRFTDDTKEVLPYIYTIPAGADFLMCYSVEGFYSLHDIKSGTFYIHDLCEMLEQHGSTLEFTELLTLVNLKVSRRDAKIGFGKMPKKQMLCFTSMLTKKLYFRCNK from the exons ATGTCAGAGGCTGGTGGACAAAGTAAAAG TAAAACTGATCTAACAATGGAGTACGAGATGAACCACAAGAGGCGAGGCTTGGCACTAATCTTCAACCATGaacattttcagtttttttgtgaACGCCGTGGAacaaagatagacagagacaacCTGAAACAaag ATTTCAAGCCTTAGGATTTGAAGTGAACATACATGATAACAAAAATAAGACCGAGGTGCTCGAGGAAATATTTAAAG CTGCTGAAATGGACCACGCAGATGCTGACTGCTTTGTTTGCGTTTTCCTGACTCATGGAAAAGAAGGGCAAATTTCTGCCTGGGACGATATGATCAACATCAAGGAAATAACAGATCCCTTCAGAGATCAATGCAAGAGCCTTGTAGGGAAGCCCAAGATCTTCATTTTCCAA GCATGTGCTGGAAAGAAATATGAAGATGCTGTAACTGGCATGGTAGGAAGGTTTACTGATGATACAAAAGAGGTCTTACCATACATCTACACCATCCCAGCAGGGGCAGATTTCCTCATGTGTTACTCTGTAGAGG GATTCTATTCCCTTCATGATATCAAGTCTGGAACATTCTACATTCATGATTTATGTGAAATGCTGGAACAGCATGGCTCAACATTGGAGTTTACCGAGCTCCTAACACTGGTCAACCTGAAGGTTTCCCGACGTGATGCTAAAATTGGATTTGGAAAAATGCCAAAAAAACAGATGCTCTGCTTCACCTCCATGCTGACTAAAAAACTCTACTTTAGGTGCAATAAATAG